The DNA window ACGCGGTAGTCGCGCGCCGCGCGGAAGTAGGTCGAGGCGTAGACGAACTTGACCGCCTCCGCCAGCCGCCGGAAGCGGGTGTCCGGATCGAGCTGGTTGTTGGGGATCATCTTCGTCGCGTAGACGCCGGCGAACGGCCGATAGAGCGCGTCCTCGAGCAGGCTCGAGGAACGGACGGCGAGCGGCGTGCGGACCGCCTCGATCAGCGCGCGGAGATCGCCGACCATCTCGACCGGCAACTCGGCGCGCTGGAACGCGGCGGCGAGGTTCTTGTCGTCCGGCTCCGCCTCCACGACCGCGCGGAGCCCGTTCCGCTCCATGAAGCGGTCGAAGTGGTCGGTGGCGACGACGGCCGAGGTCGGGATGGCGATTTCGACGCCGGGATAGGCGGCCGCGTCCAGCTCGCGGACGAGCACGTCGCGCATGAACGCCAAGCCGGCGGCCTTGCCGCCGAGCGAGCCGCCGCCGATCCGCGTGAACCGCTCGCTCCCGTCGAAGAAGCGGCGGTCGAACCGCGGAACGCCGCCGTCGTCGCCGCTTCGCGCCATCGCCACGCCCTCCCCGCGCCGCGGATAAGAAGAGGGGGCGGAACCTAAGGCCCGCCCCCTCCGCCGTCTTCACTGCGGGCCGCGTCCTATTGTCTCAGGCGCGGCCGCCTTTCGGAAACCCGCGGCGATCAAACCCAGCCGCGGTCCTTGCAGGCCTGCGCCACGCGGCTGATCGAGATCACGTACGCGGCGTCGCGCATGTAGAGCTTCTGCTTCCGGGCGAGCTCGGACACGGCGTGGTAGGCGGCCGTCATCTTGACGTCCAG is part of the bacterium genome and encodes:
- a CDS encoding glutamate dehydrogenase; protein product: LDVKMTAAYHAVSELARKQKLYMRDAAYVISISRVAQACKDRGWV